From a region of the Fischerella sp. JS2 genome:
- a CDS encoding glycerol-3-phosphate dehydrogenase translates to MAKIVILGAGVMGTAVSVPLIDNGHIVHLVGTHLDNDIITKLQAGYPHPRLGIRVAESVKAYTYKQLGEVITGADLVIIGVNSHGIKWAAEVLSNVLSPEIPILMVTKGLAGDGKKLSILPDVLRVGLPVEYRDQVQIAAIGGPSIAQELAARRHTCVVFTNQNQALLDWLVGLARTPYYHVWTNTDIIGTEVCVAMKNVYALAVGLVIGLLEKAGKAENSAEMHNLAAAIFAQGMLETAYLVEKMGGKLHNIYTLPGAGDLYVTCQGGRNSRMGRLLGLGMPYSQAKAQYMPNDTIEGASLALVIAPTVENMIQQGSLDAKALPLLLTMIDIVYHDAPVDIPWDKFFVG, encoded by the coding sequence ATGGCGAAAATAGTAATTTTGGGTGCTGGGGTCATGGGAACTGCTGTCAGTGTCCCCTTGATAGATAACGGACATATCGTGCATCTGGTAGGTACACATTTAGATAATGACATTATTACTAAGCTTCAGGCTGGTTATCCCCATCCGCGCTTGGGCATCCGTGTTGCTGAAAGCGTTAAAGCTTATACCTATAAGCAATTGGGTGAAGTAATAACAGGTGCGGATTTAGTGATCATTGGCGTTAACTCCCACGGTATCAAATGGGCAGCCGAAGTTCTTAGCAATGTTTTGTCACCAGAAATCCCTATTTTAATGGTAACAAAAGGATTAGCAGGTGATGGTAAGAAGTTATCTATATTACCTGATGTTCTTCGGGTTGGGTTGCCTGTTGAGTATCGGGATCAAGTACAAATTGCTGCTATTGGCGGCCCTTCCATTGCTCAAGAATTAGCTGCTCGTCGTCATACTTGTGTAGTATTTACAAATCAGAATCAAGCCTTACTAGACTGGCTGGTTGGGTTAGCACGTACACCTTACTATCATGTTTGGACAAATACCGACATAATTGGCACAGAAGTGTGTGTCGCCATGAAAAATGTCTATGCTCTCGCAGTCGGATTGGTGATTGGACTCCTCGAAAAAGCAGGCAAAGCAGAGAACAGCGCCGAAATGCACAACCTCGCTGCGGCTATCTTTGCCCAAGGCATGTTAGAAACAGCTTATTTAGTAGAAAAGATGGGAGGAAAACTCCACAACATCTATACCCTTCCTGGTGCTGGTGATTTGTACGTTACCTGTCAGGGTGGACGCAATAGCCGCATGGGTCGCCTTTTAGGTTTAGGTATGCCCTACAGTCAAGCGAAAGCCCAGTATATGCCCAACGATACTATAGAAGGTGCTTCCTTAGCTTTAGTGATCGCCCCAACAGTAGAAAATATGATACAGCAAGGCAGTTTAGACGCTAAAGCCCTGCCTTTACTGCTGACGATGATTGATATTGTCTACCATGATGCCCCTGTAGACATTCCCTGGGACAAATTCTTTGTTGGTTGA
- the ftsH2 gene encoding ATP-dependent zinc metalloprotease FtsH2: MKFSWRVLVLWTLPALVIGFFFWQGAFAGAPADVGRNTASTRMTYGRFLEYLDANRVTNVDFYEGGRTAIVEAVDPELENRVQRVRVDLPINAPELITKLKDKGVSFDAHPMRNDGAIWGLIGNLIFPILLITGLFFLFRRSSNLPGGPGQAMSFGKSRARFQMEAKTGVKFDDVAGIEEAKEELQEVVTFLKQPEKFTAVGARIPKGVLLVGPPGTGKTLLAKAIAGEAGVPFFSISGSEFVEMFVGVGASRVRDLFKKAKDNAPCIIFIDEIDAVGRQRGAGIGGGNDEREQTLNQLLTEMDGFEGNTGIIIIAATNRPDVLDAALLRPGRFDRQVTVDAPDIKGRLEILKVHARNKKLDPSVSLDAIARRTPGFTGADLANLLNEAAILTARRRKEGITLTEIDDAVDRVVAGMEGTPLVDSKSKRLIAYHEIGHALVGTVLKDHDPVQKVTLVPRGQAQGLTWFTPSEEMGLITRSQIKARITGALGGRAAEDVIFGRDEITTGAGNDLQQVSNMARQMVTRFGMSDLGPLSLESQTGEVFLGRDWMTRSEYSEAIAGRIDAQVRTIVEECYENAKRIMRENRTLMDRLVDLLIEKETIDGEEFRQIVAEYTVVPEKPQFTPIL, translated from the coding sequence ATGAAATTCTCCTGGAGAGTCCTAGTTCTCTGGACATTGCCAGCTCTGGTAATTGGCTTTTTCTTCTGGCAGGGTGCATTTGCTGGTGCTCCTGCGGATGTGGGTAGAAATACAGCCAGTACACGTATGACCTATGGTCGCTTTCTGGAATATTTAGATGCTAATCGCGTCACAAATGTAGATTTCTATGAAGGCGGCAGAACAGCAATTGTGGAAGCTGTAGATCCGGAACTCGAGAATCGTGTCCAGCGAGTGCGGGTAGATCTGCCAATCAATGCTCCTGAGCTAATTACCAAGCTCAAAGACAAGGGAGTGAGTTTTGATGCCCACCCGATGCGAAATGACGGTGCTATCTGGGGACTTATAGGAAATCTAATTTTTCCAATCTTGTTGATTACTGGATTGTTCTTTTTGTTCCGTCGCTCCAGCAACTTACCTGGTGGCCCCGGTCAAGCTATGAGCTTTGGTAAATCTAGAGCTCGTTTTCAAATGGAGGCCAAGACAGGAGTTAAATTTGACGATGTTGCTGGTATTGAAGAAGCCAAAGAAGAACTCCAAGAAGTTGTTACCTTCCTCAAACAGCCAGAAAAGTTTACTGCTGTTGGCGCACGTATTCCTAAGGGAGTGCTATTAGTAGGGCCTCCAGGTACTGGTAAGACTTTATTGGCAAAAGCTATTGCCGGAGAAGCGGGGGTTCCCTTCTTCAGTATCTCTGGTTCAGAATTTGTAGAAATGTTCGTAGGTGTGGGTGCATCCCGTGTCCGTGACTTGTTCAAAAAAGCCAAAGACAATGCTCCCTGTATCATCTTTATCGATGAAATTGATGCCGTTGGTAGACAACGCGGTGCTGGTATTGGTGGTGGTAACGATGAACGGGAGCAAACCCTCAACCAACTACTGACAGAGATGGATGGTTTTGAAGGTAACACTGGCATCATTATTATTGCTGCCACCAACCGTCCCGACGTATTAGACGCAGCATTGTTGCGTCCTGGACGTTTTGACAGACAAGTAACCGTCGATGCACCAGATATTAAAGGGCGTTTGGAGATTTTAAAAGTTCACGCTCGCAATAAGAAATTAGACCCGAGTGTGTCGTTAGATGCGATCGCTCGTCGTACTCCTGGGTTCACCGGAGCCGATTTAGCCAATTTACTCAACGAAGCTGCCATTCTCACCGCTAGACGCCGTAAAGAAGGCATCACCCTGACAGAAATTGATGATGCTGTAGATCGGGTAGTTGCAGGTATGGAAGGTACACCCCTGGTAGATAGCAAGAGCAAGCGTTTAATTGCCTACCATGAAATTGGCCATGCTTTGGTGGGAACTGTTCTCAAAGACCATGACCCAGTCCAAAAAGTTACTTTGGTTCCACGGGGACAAGCACAAGGTTTGACTTGGTTTACTCCCTCTGAAGAGATGGGTTTAATTACTCGTTCTCAAATCAAAGCTAGAATTACAGGTGCTTTAGGTGGTCGTGCTGCCGAAGACGTGATTTTTGGTCGAGATGAAATTACTACTGGTGCTGGTAACGACCTGCAACAGGTAAGCAACATGGCCCGACAAATGGTAACTCGCTTTGGCATGTCTGACTTAGGCCCTCTTTCCTTAGAAAGCCAGACAGGTGAAGTGTTCTTGGGTCGGGACTGGATGACTCGTTCTGAATACTCAGAAGCGATCGCAGGCCGGATTGATGCACAAGTCCGCACGATTGTGGAAGAGTGTTATGAGAATGCCAAGCGGATTATGCGTGAAAATCGTACTCTCATGGATCGTTTGGTAGACTTGTTGATTGAGAAGGAAACTATCGACGGCGAAGAGTTCCGTCAAATTGTGGCTGAGTATACTGTTGTGCCTGAGAAGCCCCAGTTTACACCGATTCTTTAG
- the gltX gene encoding glutamate--tRNA ligase: MTVKVRIAPSPTGNLHIGTARTAVFNWLFARHHDGKFILRVEDTDQERSRPEYTENILQGLRWLGLNWDEGPFFQTQRLEIYKQAVQSLLDQGLAYRCYTTAEELEALREAQKARGEAPRYDNRHRNLTPEQEAAYKAEGRSFVIRFKIDDDREIVWNDLVRDKMVWRGNDLGGDMVIARAAADGIGQPLYNFAVVVDDIDMQITHVIRGEDHIANTAKQILLYEAFGAKVPEFAHTPLILNQEGRKLSKRDGVTSISDFKQMGFTAEALVNYMTLLGWSPPDSTKEIFTLSEAAQQFSFERVNKAGAKFDWAKLDWINSQYIHVMPVDKLTDLLIPYWEEAGYKLTRGREERSWLEKLVVLIQPSLTRLVDAVAMSKLFFTDAVEYSEEATVQLKQEGVASAIEAVIAALQNQQEFNEASAQDIIKQVVKQQNVKKGLIMRSLRAALTGDMHGPDLIQSWLLLHEIGLDQPRLVQATAK; this comes from the coding sequence GTGACTGTTAAAGTACGTATTGCCCCCAGCCCAACTGGAAATTTACATATTGGTACAGCGAGAACAGCTGTATTTAACTGGTTGTTTGCCCGTCACCACGACGGAAAATTTATATTGCGGGTTGAAGACACAGATCAAGAGCGATCGCGTCCCGAATATACAGAAAATATTCTCCAGGGTCTGCGCTGGCTCGGATTAAACTGGGATGAAGGGCCTTTCTTCCAAACCCAACGTCTAGAGATTTATAAACAAGCGGTACAAAGTCTCTTAGATCAAGGACTAGCCTATCGCTGCTACACCACTGCTGAGGAACTAGAAGCACTACGAGAAGCCCAAAAAGCCAGAGGTGAGGCTCCTCGTTATGACAATCGTCATCGAAATTTGACACCAGAACAAGAAGCTGCATATAAAGCCGAAGGGCGTAGCTTTGTAATTCGTTTCAAAATTGATGATGACCGAGAAATTGTTTGGAATGACTTGGTAAGAGACAAAATGGTGTGGCGGGGTAATGATTTGGGTGGTGATATGGTCATTGCTCGCGCCGCAGCCGATGGTATTGGTCAGCCTTTGTATAACTTTGCTGTGGTGGTTGATGACATAGATATGCAAATTACACATGTCATTAGGGGAGAAGACCACATCGCCAACACTGCCAAGCAAATTCTACTTTATGAAGCCTTTGGCGCCAAAGTACCAGAGTTTGCCCATACACCCTTAATCTTAAATCAGGAAGGGCGTAAGCTTTCTAAACGAGATGGCGTTACCTCTATTTCTGACTTTAAACAAATGGGCTTCACTGCTGAAGCTTTGGTCAACTACATGACATTGTTGGGTTGGTCGCCTCCTGACTCGACCAAAGAAATTTTTACTTTGTCAGAAGCAGCCCAACAGTTTAGCTTTGAACGTGTGAATAAAGCAGGTGCAAAGTTTGATTGGGCAAAGTTAGATTGGATCAACAGTCAGTATATCCACGTAATGCCTGTAGACAAACTGACCGATTTATTGATTCCTTATTGGGAAGAAGCTGGGTATAAACTGACTAGAGGACGGGAAGAACGTTCTTGGTTAGAAAAACTAGTAGTTTTAATTCAGCCCAGTTTGACTCGGCTTGTGGATGCTGTAGCTATGAGCAAACTGTTTTTCACCGATGCAGTGGAATATAGTGAGGAAGCTACTGTGCAACTCAAACAAGAAGGTGTTGCTAGTGCGATTGAGGCGGTGATTGCTGCGCTACAGAACCAACAGGAATTTAACGAAGCCAGCGCCCAAGACATTATCAAGCAAGTAGTCAAACAGCAGAACGTCAAGAAAGGCTTGATCATGCGTAGTTTGCGAGCAGCTTTAACTGGAGACATGCATGGTCCTGATTTGATTCAATCGTGGTTGCTACTGCATGAGATTGGGTTAGATCAGCCGCGCTTGGTTCAAGCAACAGCAAAATAA
- a CDS encoding M28 family peptidase, with the protein MKKWIWLLLAVVVAFATIGSSGLWQQHQQPAVIETVNAENSDPAKQVTEKLKASPHPVVFVSSPLKVSGQKLFAHIQNLNFKRYTNIERSRTRTYIISQLKKFGWKPQLQIFSEGVNIFAERQGTDKTAGAILVGAHYDTVAISPGADDNASGIAITLEIARLLGSRPTPRTLQLAFFDKEEAGLLGSQAFTAKVANLQNLHAAIIMDMVGYACYTAGCQQYPANLPITPPSDKGDFLAVVGDTEHLSLLKAFENSHLIARSSLTKVSKNLPPIFTLPVPLKGLLMPDTLRSDHAPFWLQGVGAVLVTDTANLRTPHYHQASDTPLNIERSFFTAAAQVVVNATNLLLANNNNLDTPVSMSVLK; encoded by the coding sequence ATGAAAAAATGGATTTGGTTGCTGCTGGCAGTAGTGGTAGCATTTGCGACGATAGGTAGTAGTGGGTTATGGCAACAGCACCAACAACCAGCTGTGATAGAAACTGTGAACGCAGAAAATTCAGATCCAGCCAAGCAAGTTACTGAAAAGCTTAAAGCGTCCCCGCATCCAGTTGTCTTTGTGTCTTCTCCCCTCAAAGTGTCAGGACAAAAGCTATTTGCTCACATTCAAAACTTGAATTTTAAACGCTACACCAATATAGAGCGATCGCGTACTCGCACTTATATAATTTCCCAACTGAAAAAATTTGGCTGGAAACCCCAACTGCAAATCTTCTCCGAAGGTGTTAACATCTTTGCCGAACGCCAAGGAACTGATAAAACAGCAGGAGCAATTTTAGTAGGCGCACATTACGACACCGTTGCTATCTCTCCTGGCGCTGATGACAATGCTAGCGGTATTGCTATAACTTTGGAAATTGCTCGGTTACTGGGTTCTCGTCCCACACCCCGGACATTACAACTAGCATTTTTTGATAAAGAAGAAGCAGGATTACTAGGGAGTCAAGCTTTTACAGCCAAAGTAGCAAACTTACAAAACTTACACGCTGCAATCATTATGGATATGGTTGGTTACGCTTGCTACACTGCTGGTTGCCAGCAATATCCTGCCAATTTACCAATAACTCCACCCAGCGACAAAGGAGATTTTCTCGCAGTAGTAGGTGATACAGAACATTTATCACTGCTGAAGGCTTTTGAAAACTCACATTTGATCGCGCGTTCTTCCCTAACAAAGGTGAGCAAAAATCTACCACCTATATTTACATTGCCAGTTCCTCTCAAAGGCTTGCTTATGCCAGATACCCTACGTAGCGATCATGCTCCCTTCTGGTTGCAAGGGGTAGGTGCTGTACTAGTAACAGATACAGCTAATCTCCGTACTCCTCATTACCACCAAGCTAGCGATACTCCCTTGAATATTGAACGCTCCTTTTTCACAGCAGCTGCACAAGTTGTTGTGAATGCTACTAATCTTTTGTTAGCCAATAATAATAATTTGGATACTCCTGTTAGCATGTCAGTCTTGAAATGA
- a CDS encoding DUF6765 family protein, with protein MQIDFHHGVTYVVARLAGFEHKAASIIAYCAQYVDDATNAGLIRFDNGALFSRISSAHKMLDYRNFQELANHRVWIPFHFLPGNGGKKLGEYLTSSFIDKLICRPNSYVAQDMVNECIRRRDNTYALHRFGITMHVYVDTWAHQGFAGVNHRVNEAKKLVDEYGNPDRSLMDRLKNYFVSEALPLGHGAVLSHPDKPYLRWGYTNGRGEKITRDNPKDFLEASECMCQAMQRYILGNPDADVPGLPKSDRDTIAFMLQNITDKKGSIRHQKWLQAIAEGKFSFGKEYVTYIPKGKNSWKHLALGTEEYIDRDNEIFSYHSTFLASDWKLFHDALKTHHFYIIHELLPKYDICVA; from the coding sequence ATGCAAATTGACTTTCATCATGGTGTCACCTACGTAGTCGCACGACTAGCCGGATTTGAACATAAAGCTGCTAGTATCATTGCATATTGCGCTCAATACGTAGATGATGCCACAAATGCAGGGCTCATCCGCTTTGATAACGGTGCGCTGTTTAGCCGCATCAGTTCCGCCCACAAAATGCTTGATTACCGAAACTTTCAAGAACTGGCAAATCATCGCGTTTGGATTCCCTTTCATTTTCTACCCGGAAATGGTGGCAAAAAACTAGGAGAATATCTGACGAGTAGCTTTATTGACAAGCTTATATGTCGTCCTAACAGCTACGTAGCCCAGGATATGGTGAATGAATGCATTCGTCGCCGTGATAATACTTATGCACTGCATCGGTTTGGGATTACTATGCATGTATATGTAGATACATGGGCACACCAGGGATTTGCTGGTGTAAATCATCGAGTTAATGAAGCTAAAAAGTTGGTTGATGAATACGGCAATCCTGATCGTAGTCTGATGGATCGTCTCAAAAATTACTTTGTCAGTGAAGCTTTACCTTTAGGACATGGGGCAGTTCTCAGTCACCCAGACAAACCCTACTTACGCTGGGGTTACACCAACGGACGGGGTGAGAAAATCACTAGAGATAATCCGAAAGATTTTCTGGAGGCATCTGAGTGTATGTGTCAAGCTATGCAGCGATATATATTAGGCAATCCAGATGCAGATGTACCAGGATTACCCAAATCTGACCGAGATACAATAGCTTTCATGCTCCAAAATATTACTGATAAAAAAGGTAGTATCAGACACCAAAAATGGTTACAAGCGATCGCCGAAGGTAAATTTAGTTTTGGCAAAGAATATGTTACTTATATTCCTAAAGGCAAAAACTCTTGGAAACACCTAGCTCTTGGCACAGAAGAATATATAGACCGAGATAACGAAATTTTTTCCTACCACTCCACCTTTTTAGCTAGCGATTGGAAACTATTTCACGATGCCTTAAAGACACATCATTTTTATATTATTCACGAGTTATTACCTAAGTACGATATCTGTGTTGCGTAA
- a CDS encoding alpha/beta fold hydrolase, with protein sequence MITQNKTASSTQFYTWQKYRCAYVVHQPINTTPTGIPLLLIHPIGVGLSRQFWQRFCDEWHQQHQNLIYNPDLLGCGESDQPHIAYTPSDWAEQLQYFLKTVVQKPVIVIVQGALFAVAIELVKKEPNLVAGLVLASPPAWPLLTKELPKWQPKLIWNLLDSPLGNIFYRYARREKFLRDFSTKQLFDAKEDVDSEWLNTLRAGAQNTTSRYAVFSFLAGFWLQDYSRAIATIHKPTLVVLGEHISSIAKEGKKLEADAWLSDYLAALPQGRGIKIPGRNVLPYESTAEFVKAISPFINEFY encoded by the coding sequence ATGATTACTCAAAATAAAACAGCATCTTCCACCCAGTTTTACACTTGGCAAAAGTACCGTTGTGCTTACGTAGTTCATCAACCAATCAATACCACACCTACTGGTATACCCCTGCTATTAATTCATCCCATTGGTGTAGGTTTATCGCGGCAATTTTGGCAACGCTTTTGTGATGAATGGCATCAACAACACCAAAACTTAATTTATAACCCTGATTTACTCGGTTGTGGTGAAAGTGATCAGCCCCATATTGCTTATACCCCCAGTGATTGGGCAGAACAATTACAATACTTTTTAAAAACAGTTGTACAAAAACCTGTAATTGTGATAGTACAGGGTGCTTTATTTGCAGTTGCCATTGAATTAGTCAAAAAAGAACCAAATTTAGTCGCAGGGTTAGTATTAGCATCTCCTCCAGCTTGGCCTTTGCTCACAAAAGAATTACCAAAATGGCAACCAAAATTAATTTGGAATCTGTTAGATTCGCCTTTAGGTAATATTTTTTATCGCTACGCCCGCAGAGAAAAATTTTTACGTGATTTTTCAACTAAACAACTTTTTGATGCCAAAGAAGATGTTGATTCAGAATGGTTGAATACTTTGCGTGCAGGCGCACAGAATACTACTAGTCGCTATGCTGTTTTTTCATTTTTAGCTGGGTTCTGGTTACAAGATTATAGTCGTGCGATCGCTACTATTCATAAACCCACATTAGTAGTTTTGGGTGAACATATATCGAGTATTGCCAAAGAAGGTAAAAAACTCGAAGCAGATGCATGGTTATCTGATTATCTTGCAGCTTTACCTCAAGGTCGTGGGATAAAAATTCCTGGTCGCAATGTTTTACCATACGAATCTACGGCTGAATTTGTGAAAGCAATATCACCGTTTATAAATGAATTTTATTGA
- a CDS encoding SDR family oxidoreductase — translation MNITIIGCGYVGFRVAQYWQQERDFIITATTTTPERIAELETIAQRAIVLQGNDFEKLKSVIKNQDVVLLSVGAKGPNTYEESYLQTARNLVPVLKQTPSVQQLIYTSSCSVYGEQNGALVDEETQVAPKTPGSEILYATEQELLSGSSDHLRICILRLGGIYGPGRELVKIYSRIAGTTRPGNGEEPANWIHVDDIVAAIEFARRHRLQGIYNLVDNEDMTTREVSDRVCEIHNLPKVIWDSSLSSKRPYNAKISNQKIKEAGYKFIHPQMIFS, via the coding sequence ATGAATATAACAATCATTGGTTGTGGTTATGTAGGTTTTAGGGTTGCTCAATATTGGCAGCAAGAACGTGATTTTATCATCACTGCGACCACAACCACTCCTGAACGAATTGCAGAGCTAGAAACTATCGCCCAACGAGCTATAGTACTACAGGGCAATGACTTTGAAAAGCTAAAATCAGTTATAAAAAATCAAGATGTTGTACTTTTGAGTGTTGGGGCAAAAGGGCCTAATACTTATGAAGAAAGCTACTTACAAACTGCTCGTAATTTAGTTCCAGTTTTAAAACAAACTCCTAGTGTTCAACAACTAATATATACCAGTAGTTGTTCTGTATACGGTGAACAAAATGGTGCATTAGTAGATGAAGAAACACAAGTTGCACCAAAAACTCCTGGTAGTGAAATCCTCTATGCTACTGAGCAAGAATTACTTTCAGGATCTAGTGATCATCTCCGTATATGTATTTTACGTCTTGGAGGAATCTATGGTCCTGGTCGAGAACTAGTGAAAATATACAGCCGAATTGCTGGTACAACTCGTCCTGGTAATGGTGAAGAACCAGCAAATTGGATTCATGTTGATGATATTGTTGCTGCTATAGAGTTTGCCCGTCGTCATCGTTTGCAAGGGATTTACAATCTAGTTGATAATGAAGATATGACAACAAGAGAAGTATCTGATCGTGTATGTGAAATACACAATCTGCCCAAAGTTATTTGGGATTCTTCCTTAAGTAGCAAGCGTCCATATAATGCCAAGATATCAAATCAAAAAATAAAAGAAGCAGGATACAAATTCATTCATCCCCAAATGATTTTTAGCTGA
- a CDS encoding pentapeptide repeat-containing protein: MRELERYYRVLELEPGASLEEVNQAYKDLAFIWHPDRIPLENQRLREKALKKLQEINEAREKLRSLKTKHQIPHHSHHSHHSYHSYQHHSPPSPPKKPQTKTTYQSPNPQSSNSRSPNPQSSNSRSPNPQSANPCSTNPQSPNYEPPKQNPDLSGKDFSHANLSNKDLSGRNLSYANLSGANLSDAFMHKVVLRGADLSEANLFRANLLLADLREANLRNTNLIGADLSGADLRGADLTGARVRSGDRLLVKLIGANLSGAIMPDGNVHD; encoded by the coding sequence ATGAGAGAGCTGGAGCGGTATTATCGGGTGTTAGAGTTAGAGCCTGGAGCAAGCCTAGAGGAGGTGAACCAGGCTTACAAAGATTTGGCTTTTATTTGGCATCCCGATCGCATCCCCCTAGAAAATCAGCGTCTAAGGGAAAAGGCACTAAAAAAGTTACAAGAAATTAACGAGGCTAGAGAAAAATTGCGCTCTCTCAAAACCAAGCATCAAATTCCCCATCATTCTCATCATTCCCATCACTCCTATCACTCTTATCAGCATCATTCGCCACCATCCCCACCCAAAAAACCGCAAACAAAAACTACCTATCAATCACCTAACCCTCAATCATCAAACTCTCGTTCACCTAACCCTCAATCATCAAACTCTCGTTCACCTAACCCTCAATCAGCAAACCCTTGCTCAACAAACCCTCAATCACCAAACTATGAACCACCCAAGCAAAACCCAGACTTGAGTGGCAAAGATTTTAGCCACGCCAATTTAAGTAATAAAGACTTATCTGGCAGAAACTTGAGTTATGCCAACTTGAGTGGTGCAAATCTCAGTGATGCTTTTATGCATAAAGTCGTCCTCAGAGGTGCGGATTTATCTGAAGCCAACTTGTTTAGAGCTAACTTACTTTTGGCAGATTTGCGAGAAGCTAATCTACGCAATACTAACTTAATTGGTGCTGACTTGAGTGGTGCTGATTTACGTGGTGCTGACTTGACAGGCGCACGTGTTCGTTCTGGCGATCGCTTACTCGTAAAACTGATTGGTGCTAACCTCAGTGGCGCTATCATGCCTGATGGCAATGTTCATGACTAA
- a CDS encoding nucleotidyltransferase domain-containing protein, whose translation MKTPVHLINTTGIAKIDQIICKIISLVEQYFSDRIRGYYLVGSYAVGEAVSTSDIDIVIVFKEILEDEEKQKFTLIKDECQKFSPLPVDMILVGEAKLFRVGAIRFQSDSLLMYGEDIRAAVPIKPIQEHIRDSMYAQYSLFARVRGNPKILTFPLDYPDPKGEFYGYDWRQIYTVDGTSHPGIKDLVLNILSPDQALILLKAGQYVVTGKKSQVSTQYRIWINDEWTTLVEAIDDYCRKRWAYIVPVEKDQRQLLRGLCEQALGFKNHFLAKYKEYVLTQLPQKKPFAQLCYVKQLGQLIYPEQAIAAALKMLQNSSNTEIRFAVAKTLQHYYNLATN comes from the coding sequence ATGAAAACTCCTGTTCATCTGATCAACACGACTGGCATTGCAAAAATAGACCAGATTATTTGCAAAATCATCAGCTTGGTTGAGCAATATTTTTCTGATCGCATTCGTGGTTACTATTTAGTTGGTAGTTATGCCGTGGGTGAAGCAGTTTCAACAAGTGATATCGATATAGTGATTGTATTTAAAGAAATTCTTGAGGATGAAGAAAAACAAAAATTTACTCTTATTAAAGATGAGTGTCAAAAATTTAGTCCATTACCTGTAGATATGATTTTGGTGGGGGAAGCCAAGCTATTTCGTGTTGGTGCAATTAGATTTCAAAGTGATAGTCTTCTAATGTATGGAGAAGATATTCGCGCCGCAGTTCCCATAAAGCCAATTCAAGAGCATATCCGGGATAGTATGTATGCTCAGTACTCTTTGTTTGCACGAGTACGTGGAAACCCCAAAATTCTTACATTTCCTCTAGATTATCCTGATCCAAAGGGCGAATTTTATGGCTATGACTGGCGTCAGATATATACTGTTGATGGCACAAGCCACCCTGGGATTAAAGATTTAGTTTTGAATATTCTTTCCCCAGACCAGGCATTAATATTGCTTAAAGCTGGACAGTATGTGGTGACAGGGAAAAAGAGTCAGGTTAGTACACAGTATCGCATCTGGATTAATGATGAATGGACAACATTAGTAGAAGCCATTGATGACTACTGTCGCAAACGCTGGGCTTATATAGTACCAGTAGAAAAAGATCAGCGACAGCTGTTACGCGGTTTGTGTGAGCAGGCGCTGGGCTTTAAGAACCACTTTCTAGCAAAATACAAAGAGTATGTGCTTACCCAGCTACCTCAAAAAAAACCTTTTGCACAGCTTTGCTATGTCAAACAACTGGGACAATTAATTTATCCTGAGCAAGCGATCGCAGCTGCTTTAAAAATGCTTCAAAATAGTAGCAATACTGAGATACGCTTTGCTGTAGCAAAGACATTACAACACTACTATAATTTAGCGACCAATTAA